The Methanobacterium sp. sequence TTATCCTTCTTTATCCATTCTCTCCGTGGTAAGTTACGTTCGGGAACTTGCTATACCATTAACTACAATTATTTCACCGCTCTGGAATTCTATAACGGATGTCCGAGTTTTATCCCCAAATATGCCGTCTTCTTCTCCGGCTTTATATCCATGAGCATTCAGCCAGCGGTGTATTTTTTTTTTACATCCTCTCATTCCTCACCATTTTTCAACATTAGTTGCATTTTACTTACTCCCGAAATTAGATGTTTTATAGTTTATCTTGCAAATAATTAATAAAATTTTTTTATTTTATATCATAATATTTAAAATCGGTATTTATCGTAATTTATGCAAATTCTAAAAGTTAGAGGGCACTAAATGTTTTTGAAGTTTTGATAATAGTTTAAATATTATAACTTATAACTAATAATTTAGAAGTTAAATGGAGGTTCTCAAAATCTATCAAAAATCCTCAAAAATCTCCGATTTTTGGGAGCCCTCAAACGCGTAGCATTCTAAAACTTCGATTTTCGATATGTCAAATTCTAAGAATTTGTCAGCGTTTGGGGCATCATAATCTTTGATTATGATAGCCTACAAAATTGTAAATTTTGTAGCGGAGAAAACAGAGCTTACAAACACAAAGTGTTTGTGCTCCGAAATTCTACGAATTTCGAGAGTTTTCTCCGGTTATAAAATGCGGAGCATGCAAATCTCCGATTTGCTGCCTGCAAAACTGAAAGTTAGAGAAACTTTGTTTCTCTACACCAAAAATTCGCAGAATTTTTGAAGCAAGATTTTGGAACCCCAAAAATTAGAATAATTTTTGGAGGACACTGGAATGGGTGAGGTAATAGCAATATTGAATCAAAAAGGAGGCTGCGGAAAGACCACAACTGCAGTTAATCTATCTACCGCTCTGGCACTTAAGGGGAAGAATGTTTTACTTGTGGATATTGATCCTCAAGGTAACGCCACAACAAGCTTTGGAATAGAAAAAAACGAGCTTAACAGTACCATATACACAGTATTAACTGGAAAAGATCCGCTTAAAGATGCAATTGTCCAAACAGGAATTGAGGGAGTGGATCTGGTTCCAAGTAACATTTCCTTAAGCGGTGCTGAAATAGAATTAAGTGGGGAAATTGGATTTCATTCCATATTAAAAGAGAATATAGAAGACATAAAGGATTATTTTGACTATATTTTTATTGATGTTCCTCCATCACTGGGTTTACTTACGATAAATTCACTGGTTGCTTCAGATAGTGTAATTATTCCTATTCAGGCGGAATTTTATGCACTTGAAGGAATGGCCGATCTTGTAGAGGCTATGCAGCTTGTTGGAAACCGTTTAAACAGTCCATCTGAGATAAAAGGCATTCTTCTTACATTATATGACTCAAGAACTAGGCTTGGAAGAGAAGTGTTTAAAAATGTCAAGGAATACTTTGGAGAAAAAGAAAACATTTTTAAAACAGCTATTCCCCGAAATGTTAAGCTTGCTGAGGCTCCAAGCCATGGAAAACCGTGTATTTTATATGATGAAGAGTGTAGAGGAACTTTTGCTTATAATGAACTTGCAGAAGAAATAATCAGCATGGAGAATACAGAATGACCAACAAAAAACAAAGTGGAGCGCTTGGAAAGGGTCTTGATGCTTTAATAGGCAAAAATTATATTAAAGAGACAAATAAAGAGGAAAAAATAACAGAATCAGAAGATGTATTACGGTCCAGAGTAATGGATCCTGAAATAATAGCAGCAATTTTAGATGATGTAAAGAAAAACCCGCGTATCTCACTCTGGTCAGCAAAATCTGCAGCGGTGTTACGATTTTTAAGAAAAACAGAGCCCGAATTCAGTATAAGCAGTGAAGCATCTCTTTTAATTGAAGACGCGATAAAAATCAAGTATCCCGAGATATGGGACCTCTTTGAAGAGCATTTTTAATTATTTTTGTATAATTTGATGTGGGAAAACTTTGTTTCCCAACATCAAAGATTTTATCAGTGCCACGAAAATTCGATTTTGTGGCAAGATTTGAAGATCATTTTTTTATTATACTTTATACCTTATAAGTTAGTATTTATAACTTTGAAGTTATCAGTTATAACAACATCAATTATTAGTTATAACTTAAAATTTATAACTTATAACAGGATCAATTAAAACTTTTAAGTAAGTAATATAATGAAAAATTTAAAAGTTTAAAACCGATTGATAAGATTTATTCAGCTTGATAAAGGGTTCAGCACGTTTTACAGCCACACCAAGATTTTTAAGCTCTTCTAACTTTTTAATTCCAATCCCACGCTTTCTGAGGGTTATAATTTTTTTTGCAGATATTTTGCCAATTCCAGGAATTCTTATAAGCTCTTCAAACGATGCTTCATTGATTTCGATGGGAAATAACTCTCTATTGTTCATTGCAAAAGAATATTTGGGGTCAATTTCAGTTTCTATGTTTCCATCTTTATCAAATACCAGTTCGTCCAGGGAAAAGTCATAGGAATTCAGCAAAAAATCTGCCTGATAAAGCCTTGATGTCCGTTTGGGATGGGGAATATCATGATTTTCAAGAGGAGTACCTTTCAGAGGATTAAAGGCACTGAAATAACTTCTTTTTATCTCGAACTTATCAGAAAGCCATTTTGATCTCTTGAGAACATCTTCATCACTCTCATCTGTTGCTCCTACAATAAACTGGGTGGTCTGTCCAGAAGGCGCCATATGGGAGTCTTTTTTCGATAATCTGTGGATCCACTTCATCCTCCTTAAGATATCAATTTCAAAATTTTTGGTACTGGTTAATTCTTCAAATCCATCAGGAGTTGCAGATTCTATATTCACGCTTACACGATTTGCTAAGCTCATAGCTCTTTTAATAAGGTCAAAAGATGTTCCGGGAAGGATTTTAAGATGAATATAGCCGTCATATCCATAATCTCTGAGTATTCTTGCAACTTCTATTTCCTTCTCCATTGAATATTCTATATCTTTTGAAGCTCCTGAACTTAAAAATAAACCTTCAACATATTTTCTATTAAAATAGTCTAAAAACAAAGTGGAAAGTTCTTCTGGAGTGAATTCATAACGCTCTAATTTGCTACTCCTACTATTCATACAGTATTTACAGTCATTAGAGCATTTGTTAGTCATTAAAACCTTAAAAATTGGTATGCACTGTCCATTAGGTGAAGTGCTATTATATATTCCTGGAATTTTTCCTGAAATATAGGTTTCAATACCTGGATCTACATAATTACATAGATCATATTTGGCAGATTCCCCCAGAATTTTGAGTTTTTTTTGACTGTTCATCAAGTTTTATTATCTTGAATTTATTTATTAGATTTTTCGTTTCATAAAAACTTTATAAATCCAGTAGATTTTTTCTTTAATTTCTTAAAATTTAATATAAACCATTAAATTCATACTTCATCCTAATAAAACTGTATTTTTAGGGTATCTGCTCCAAAAAAATCCCTTATCAAAGATACTTCCCTTTTTGAAAAAGATTTTAACCGGGCAAAATCATCAAATACTTAACCTTTCAATAAATAAACATTTTTTGATGATTTAAAGATAAAAATAAGAACGGATTAACGAAATTTCTATTTCAGTAGTATAATTCCTTATATGGTGGCTTTAATTCATAAATAGCACCTATAAATAGCTTTTTTTGGGATTTTAAAACAAAATCTTTAAATATCAAAACTTCTTTAAATGTAATACTAATTTATACAAAATTATTCAAAATTCATGGAGGAGATACAATTAAGCGAAGATATGCTTACGTGCCAGTATTTATGCTTTGCATGTTTATAGGTAGTCTGTTTTCTTTTGGGGCTTTAAATAATTATGGAACAACTGATATAGAACCAATTGATTCTTCTAAGGCTATAGCTGGAATGAATAATAATCATGCTTCTTACATATCTGAAGCAAATGCTAAATCTAAAATTAAGAGAGGCAATGTATTGTCAGTGCGAGGTAAATGTTCCTGCAGTTTACTTACAGATTATAAAATGCATCGTGCTAAATGGCTAAATTATTGTCCGCAGTGCCATAAATATGGAACATTGAGATTCACCAGAGGGGGAGGATGTCCTGAAGGAATGCTGTACTGTACCCGATGTGATGCTGATTTCTGCGCAGTACATGGTAAAGAACATGTATATCGTGGTGCAACATATCTAAGATCAGCATAAATAATGAATTTGCAGAGATTTGATTAAAAAAACATTTTATTAACCTTTTTATTTTAGGGAATTATATTAATGAGCCAAATCTGCATAAGCATATTTTAGAGTAATTTATCCTATTTAATGGATTATTAATTCCTAAAGTTTATATAATAAAAGATTTCCATCTTCAAATGGTGTTAAAAATGTCCATCTTAGTTATAGGAATTATTTTATTCGTCATAATAGTTTTAGTGCTTTTAATTGTTGGTATGTATAACAGTTTGGTCGGATCGCGTAACCGGGTTAAAAATGCATGGTCTCAGATAGATGTTCAACTGAACAGAAGAGCTGATCTGATACCTAACCTGATAGAAACAGTTAAGGGTTATGCTAAACACGAAAAAACTGTATTTCAAAATGTTACTGAAGCAAGAGCTAACCTTATGAATGCTAAAACCGTTCAAGAAAATGCTGAAGCAAATAATATCTTAACTGACACATTAAAAAGTCTTTTTGCTGTGGCAGAAAATTACCCAGAATTAAAGGCCAATGAAAATTTTTTGGAGTTACAAAGCCAGTTACAAGAAACAGAGGATAAAATAGCATATTCAAGACAATTCTACAATGATACAGTGCTGATGTACAATAATAAGATTCAAATGTTTCCAAGCAGTATAATAGCTCGACAATTTAACTTTACCGAGGCAGAGTTCTTTGAAGTTGAAGAATCTGTTCGTTCAGTTCCAAAAGTTGAATTTTAGGTGTTATAATGGATAAGAAACATTTCATCGCCTTAATTTTACTATTTTTTGTTACAATTTCAATCATTCCTGGTGTTACTTTTGCACAGGATGATGATCGAAGCTATTCAATCCCTTATGCAAATATCGATCTTTTCGTTGAAGAGAATGGTAATCTTCATGTAAAAGAGAAACTCCATTACTCGTTTTCAGGCACTTATAATGGAGTTTACAGGGACATACCGCTTGCAAGCGGACAAAAAATAGAAAACCTTAAAATATCGATCCAGGGAGCGTATTCAAGTTATCAAGTTAACAGAAATGGAGATATACAATCTTTAAAGATATTTCTGTATTCTAATTCTCAAAAAACAATTCCAGTTACAGATAGAGATGTGGATGTTTTCATAGAATACGATTTTATCAATGTTATAAAAATCTACAATGACATCGCTGAACTTCATTATAAACTATGGGGAGAAGGTTGGGATGTTGATGTAGGTCAGGTTAACAGCAATATACATCTTAAATCAGGTGATGGGGTTCAATACTGGTTAAATCCGCCCTACTTTGTTCAAAATGATAACTGGCAGGATGGAACTCTACAAGTAGCGAGTGAAAGTATTTCTTCGGGCAACTATTTTGAGTTGAGAATGGCCATACCCAAAGATCAGTTTGCAGCCGACCCACAATTTGCACAAAAAATCAACATAGATGGATTGCCTGAAATTGAACGAATTCAAAGGGATTATGAAAATGAATTAAATCTGAAAACAGGTTTATACTCAATACTGGCCATATTAATGTTTTTAAGCATATTTTTACCTGTACTAATATATTTCAAATTCGGAAGAGAGCCAAAAATTGATTATCGGGCAGAATACGAGCGTGATTTACCGACTGATGATTTACCTGCTGTAGTAAATGCCATATCTGGCAGAGGATTAGGTAAAAGAGTAGGGGACCTGATATGGATGGATTTAGAGCCACCATAATGGATTTGATAAACCGTAAATATCTGCTAATGCAGAATATTCCCTCAAAACTCGATGAGAATAAAGATGCGTCTCTTTCATTAAAAATAAACTATGATAAAGGCTTGAACGGGCTTAAAAATTTTGAATCAGATGTTATTAATTTCTTGAGGGAGTTTGAAGAAGAAGGTATTATCTATCTGGATAGTCTTAAACATGATTTAAAGGATAAAAGCACAGCAGAATCATTTAGAGATTCATACAACCTCTGGAAGGATAATTTAAAAAATGAATTTTTAGATGATGAAACCATGAATAAAATATTCTCAAAAAAGGAGATACATACCTCAAAGCTTTCGGAATAATTGGTTTAATTATTGCAGCAATAACATTCTTTTTCACAGTTTCAGATCCACTACCCACATCAAATTTAGCTTTGATTTCATCTATTATTTTAGGAGTCGTGGCGGTTATATCATTAATAATGTCCCAAAAGGTTGCAGGACAATGGACTACTTATGGTGAGGAATATGATGCAAAATGGCATAACTTCAGGAAATACATCCAGGATTTCAGCTTAATAAAAGAGTATCCACCAGAATCTGTTAACATCTGGAATAAATACCTTGTATATGCAACTGCCCTCGGAGTTGCAGATAAAGTCAGAAAAACAATGGAGATGAGTCTTCCAGGTGAGGAGCTGGCTCGAAGTGACATTTATCTCTTCCACTACTATGGCGGATATGTGCTTCTCTCATCCAGTTTAGATACTGGTATGAGCACAGCTACAGGTGGTGGGGCTGGAGGAGTCGGCGGAGTAGGCGGTGGCGCCGGTGGAGGGGGTGGAGGAGCTTTTTAGGCTCCAAACCCACATTCATATTTAAATGTGATTTTTCTATAAACCAACTAAATTTTTAAATAACATCTCACCTTACTAAATTATATGAGAATAGTCTTAGCAGGAACAGGAAGCGCAGTAGGAAAAACAACCATTTCAACAGGGATAATGAAAGCATTATCAGAGGAATATCGGATCCAGCCGTTTAAAGCTGGTCCAGACTACATAGATACCTCATATCATACCCTCGCAACTGGGAATAACTCAAGAAACCTTGATTCATTTTTCATGTCAGATGGGCAAATTAGAACCTCATTTGAAAGGGGTTTAAAAACCTCTGGAGCTGATTTTGGAATAATTGAAGGTGTAAGGGGCCTTTATGAAGGGATAAGTCCTATTGAAGATGTTGGAAACACGGCATCAATTGCGAAGGCGCTTGATTCTCCCGTAATACTTATTATTAATTCTCGAAGTCTGGTTAAAAGCGCTGCGGCCATTGTAATTGGATTTAAAACCCTTGATCCTAGCATTAAAATTGAGGGCGTGATTTTAAATCATGTAAAAAATAAAAGGCACTATCTAAAAACTAAAGAGGCCATTGAAACCCTTGCAAAGACCGATGTGATTGGTGGAATCAAAAGAGATGATGCAATCAAGGTTGAACAGAGACATCTTGGCCTTGTACCTGCAGTGGAACGTGAAAACTTATTGAACTATATTGAAAGATGGGGAGAAGTGATTAAGGAAAATATAGATATTGACGCGCTTATTTCTATCATGAAAAATGCTGGAAAGCTCCCTGAAGGAAG is a genomic window containing:
- a CDS encoding peptidoglycan-binding domain-containing protein — encoded protein: MRGCKKKIHRWLNAHGYKAGEEDGIFGDKTRTSVIEFQSGEIIVVNGIASSRT
- a CDS encoding ParA family protein — translated: MGEVIAILNQKGGCGKTTTAVNLSTALALKGKNVLLVDIDPQGNATTSFGIEKNELNSTIYTVLTGKDPLKDAIVQTGIEGVDLVPSNISLSGAEIELSGEIGFHSILKENIEDIKDYFDYIFIDVPPSLGLLTINSLVASDSVIIPIQAEFYALEGMADLVEAMQLVGNRLNSPSEIKGILLTLYDSRTRLGREVFKNVKEYFGEKENIFKTAIPRNVKLAEAPSHGKPCILYDEECRGTFAYNELAEEIISMENTE
- a CDS encoding radical SAM protein, yielding MNSQKKLKILGESAKYDLCNYVDPGIETYISGKIPGIYNSTSPNGQCIPIFKVLMTNKCSNDCKYCMNSRSSKLERYEFTPEELSTLFLDYFNRKYVEGLFLSSGASKDIEYSMEKEIEVARILRDYGYDGYIHLKILPGTSFDLIKRAMSLANRVSVNIESATPDGFEELTSTKNFEIDILRRMKWIHRLSKKDSHMAPSGQTTQFIVGATDESDEDVLKRSKWLSDKFEIKRSYFSAFNPLKGTPLENHDIPHPKRTSRLYQADFLLNSYDFSLDELVFDKDGNIETEIDPKYSFAMNNRELFPIEINEASFEELIRIPGIGKISAKKIITLRKRGIGIKKLEELKNLGVAVKRAEPFIKLNKSYQSVLNF
- a CDS encoding LemA family protein gives rise to the protein MSILVIGIILFVIIVLVLLIVGMYNSLVGSRNRVKNAWSQIDVQLNRRADLIPNLIETVKGYAKHEKTVFQNVTEARANLMNAKTVQENAEANNILTDTLKSLFAVAENYPELKANENFLELQSQLQETEDKIAYSRQFYNDTVLMYNNKIQMFPSSIIARQFNFTEAEFFEVEESVRSVPKVEF
- a CDS encoding DUF2207 domain-containing protein; the protein is MDKKHFIALILLFFVTISIIPGVTFAQDDDRSYSIPYANIDLFVEENGNLHVKEKLHYSFSGTYNGVYRDIPLASGQKIENLKISIQGAYSSYQVNRNGDIQSLKIFLYSNSQKTIPVTDRDVDVFIEYDFINVIKIYNDIAELHYKLWGEGWDVDVGQVNSNIHLKSGDGVQYWLNPPYFVQNDNWQDGTLQVASESISSGNYFELRMAIPKDQFAADPQFAQKINIDGLPEIERIQRDYENELNLKTGLYSILAILMFLSIFLPVLIYFKFGREPKIDYRAEYERDLPTDDLPAVVNAISGRGLGKRVGDLIWMDLEPP
- a CDS encoding DUF2207 domain-containing protein; its protein translation is MDGFRATIMDLINRKYLLMQNIPSKLDENKDASLSLKINYDKGLNGLKNFESDVINFLREFEEEGIIYLDSLKHDLKDKSTAESFRDSYNLWKDNLKNEFLDDETMNKIFSKKEIHTSKLSE
- a CDS encoding DUF2207 domain-containing protein; this encodes MTFFFTVSDPLPTSNLALISSIILGVVAVISLIMSQKVAGQWTTYGEEYDAKWHNFRKYIQDFSLIKEYPPESVNIWNKYLVYATALGVADKVRKTMEMSLPGEELARSDIYLFHYYGGYVLLSSSLDTGMSTATGGGAGGVGGVGGGAGGGGGGAF
- the cfbB gene encoding Ni-sirohydrochlorin a,c-diamide synthase: MRIVLAGTGSAVGKTTISTGIMKALSEEYRIQPFKAGPDYIDTSYHTLATGNNSRNLDSFFMSDGQIRTSFERGLKTSGADFGIIEGVRGLYEGISPIEDVGNTASIAKALDSPVILIINSRSLVKSAAAIVIGFKTLDPSIKIEGVILNHVKNKRHYLKTKEAIETLAKTDVIGGIKRDDAIKVEQRHLGLVPAVERENLLNYIERWGEVIKENIDIDALISIMKNAGKLPEGREDTWQAENRKKVKIGVAMDEVFNFYYTENLEALKANNAQIIPFSPYKDEEVPDVDGIYFGGGYPEIFAKELESNQSMRKSVLKFHEEGNPIYGECGGLMYLTNSINGREMCGIFNYQSEMTKNVQGLSYVIAETQKDNPITKEGEIFRGHEFHYSKVLINGKPEFAFKILRGRGIKGELDGLMSKNTVASYLHTHTAACPQFASNFTQSAGD